In Spirobacillus cienkowskii, a genomic segment contains:
- a CDS encoding fibronectin type III domain-containing protein, which yields MQRSKFLKLLSFLLFLSILNISCDYNPLGGKNSYIDGGNTPFLLSPYPFSFDGVLAKDGEVVLTWSESKFADDYSVVYGTSPNDFSLQASGCTAIKIRTCTIGSLTNGTTYYFKVIARNIYGKLGIKKNVALTPNPFHLKLANATNAVYISWPDKDGALGTSTYTLQYGTSPGVTSTIVPNITNGYLLQNLVDGQNYYLTVTISNTAGTITSFESSILVIAPPGTPTWNGTATVNTSTILVSWNAASGAGNIKYTVLRTLTPGDPYSASEVAGCINITTLSCTDSATGLIPGNHYYYLVYATNEGGNSPNSSKLDVVTVPKVPANLIVQVETSSSNKLLWARAEGNADIDFEIYRSTTTPVVLNPSNKIGTVNSTFLSPNNSYIDSATFNENTIYYYTVIAKNGSVSSAPAIESDLPSELLTAPSVINFPSVTSDAINLTWNFVTGNAPVIYNLYRSLQSNPVSWDGPIYTGSNAFFKDPNVNQNTQYYYKVSVKNLRQGAVSQFSNEYSVVTGLSAAPILQVPTQITSSSVRLNWDLLQGNGAVTYELYRATNSTGPWGSAIFSNNSATTFQDNGLNENTIYYYKITATNNAPGATAISSDAVQATTANATPPSFILPIANITADSAQISWNAAPNNGKTIYKLYRSTTGTAGSWSSPIYEGTLTTVTDNNNGVGLSENTDYFYKLELTNDSKGAVILESTPVTITTNFKNAPTITTSDVGVNSLNIQWSKMNGTGAVTYNIYRSTATPVDTSGTPICTNLTLTYTCTDSTVQSSSRYYYAVKATNSTSSISATSSPVVTLPSTPNAPTVTAIDGKVTITWAQSPGTGDTSLISYIVQRSRLIGSGYQDVMGCANVSSASLTCTENVGPVDGNPYYYTVRAKTLTGLSAAASTPSAVTPITPIVAVNVTVTPTQITLSWSGGIGRTTQTVYSSTTAVGSAPGNGGSSTGCVTSPCNFPATSGQIIYYTIVASNANASTTSNEYVAVVHPSPLTKLEALDGAIKISWSAVAQATNYKIYFSDVSGQAVSGNQLGCDAGLSLNCTISGLINGQTYYFALVITRSVGGDFIGTEDAAVPIGKFDITQLVATGSSSAEITWSQSLGATSYDISYGTSSENYTTTLPTVSANVALPYAISGLKVGETFYFMVTAKNAYGSVRANQEKVLQTQAGVPTGLKITAATSTSLTLNWSTTGNPPVTYKVYRANGVGAQFVPNPSTPVCTVLSTASPSNACIDTGLQPNTAYYYVITATNSQGESDYSPVIDGVTALSALPTFDAATNVTDTSLTINWNALSGNGVVSYDLNRSLTGANGSWTTALNAAPKTALSFADSGLTENTTYYYRLIATNNSINTASVTSANFSVTTNLKTIPIITNPAVSVTPSSLILNWTHPGVNSSNLVYRVYRSATGLNNSWGSPINTPTLNVKTFSDTGLSANTKYYYKVTASNDGGVTEIASNNYDVTTALLTIPKFVDSETLVTTTTASLTWTQAEGGEPVTYKLYRSTTAGSWGTPILTSPTALTYTDSGLTPNTKYFYKITITNNAPGATELSSSAYEVITDLLANPTFAATSSITATSMTINWNAYPVLGATVTFKLYRSETGNGSDWVGPINTPSSSTSYNDTGLKQNTKYYYLLKANNNSLTASERSSVSNLQQTTQISEKPILTTINTTTSDATLQWENIKGNWNVTYSVYRSTSLPVSTSGAAVCTNPSANTCTDNALSPGNIYYYVLVANNTVNQTVSDPITITTTPPAPPAPTAVAVGAVVTLTLSPVTGVANPSAITYTVQRKLAVGGTFSDVPGYSAVTASSLTVTDFLGVVDGVTSYVYRVIANLAGASSSQPSATATVTPIAVFPNPTLSSTATTITLSWVTPAGAATFEVYTSTVAGNSNPTTGGVLVPSCTSSPCTFPVGTLGQTVYYSVLAQNTTTNGVAKRKSNEVFVTPIQVNDIQVIAANSKATIQWSLVADPNITNYTVYYATTAGGSLTSGKTLGCNAGLTATCDVTGLTNGQKYYFSLFVTRPIGGNFQSSEVSGTPVGNFAINSVTTTTSSATLTWQKSVGATKYKVSFGTQSGVYTSETIVNSTGAATESYTITGLNSGVLYYFYVSAQNADNGSVGATEEKLDVTVPISPNNFKVSQTDYNSVSLEFSNDYISVPLIYKIYRGASATFNVTDSGVVEVCAIPVTSSAQAVLNCKDENSPAVSENKIYYYRAVANTNPINGVSAKTSTPSSVVSGVTQFNAASTFAVAVKAGTLSAQSVTLTWTFDVGTEKIDYDVFQSSTANAIASGALISCTPVLSSALPSATNQCVVNGLSENQRYYFAVRAKNGAPSGRPIISSDVLVVTQFSTTTFPVTLSSVNDVSATLNWTFHIGSSNVDFVISSVVGGTSTALLAAQIATCTLTNLAPSSTERSCNITGLSQNTNYKFTVQAVNKSTPTASTLTSSGVDVITAFAPAATFAISVTTVNSGDASIQWTLGIGNSSVDYTVNINNVDISATNITGCTLTAQAPSATLNCKVSGLTLNTSQVISVKAKNGSIGTNSQITSNSVTAVTPFAAATSFTITNSNLTHNSVTLSWVLNVGSAGITYSITEANSLTFSQSCSLTSIPPANTITCNITGLTENTNYTFNVTATGQATFPLVTGKKTILIASAVLTKPFTAPTGLTATITGSGPSAIQLNWNLSSGSGLTYTVFVAESPTAVTTTSEKFCTNITLSTCSNTQYAGAALTTGKTYQFIVVSENASGQSNASAVASVLFSPPINLTVPTITGTIPASGIMQNSGTALTGGFGSWENTGAACTYRWYRNGLGITTGPNVTGTISAASPSTNYTTQPDDKCRVITFGVSCTNGLGTTNVFSAGLNSTFGINTQNIVNEYSTRVGPSVTATGSSQIKGFLDSLIAKSIPLPDYFYAMRSYQNAATGTKLYDLYCPAQDASSIVYNTWDTRGILNTNIASQIATVPNVFSGKPSTIAAIAATPVFASSFRGVSGYAGSDPNVNTSFGYANVANALNVGSGIETSSVKSVPLLLPGLYDYFGFYSSSPNYGLKFANSFAQPAAAKATFNATGGLILGAYNNNPIFLNNGLNSFMPFAAAWTSTALTFPQQEDVRKAYYPTMGVGLHKFVYVITWEPNSTDKDSLHRCALNIFDGSIQSCSVVVAPFDYGTTVYVQQIGQVKKIYFSLYMGKIYLCSLDEINGTVSSGSAIADCPLIRNASGTELRGLAIYARTTPSIPTNMYITNDSGKKIYNCSLNPDGTIVTTPACLETSTSSFTGKLLGATVFQNYLYVGTQSGEALVCPINTSNGNLGTCTRTASTNATGNSSFAAIGYARSIKFYDTGSTVFAYISNRSSNEIYRCTWNSSNGFLHTCSTVSAGTLQFPSGLFISKSLDNVARIYITNIKIGATGPYNPYLVICQINNLTGSLGACATTQTNPTPFGIQSAEDIYIQDF from the coding sequence TTGCAGCGAAGCAAATTTTTAAAATTATTGTCTTTTCTTTTGTTTTTATCAATATTAAATATTTCATGTGATTACAATCCTTTGGGCGGAAAAAATTCTTATATTGATGGAGGCAATACGCCATTTTTATTATCACCGTATCCATTTTCGTTTGATGGAGTACTGGCTAAAGATGGCGAGGTTGTTTTAACGTGGAGCGAGTCGAAATTTGCGGATGATTATTCTGTTGTATATGGCACTTCACCAAATGACTTTTCTTTACAAGCAAGTGGCTGCACAGCTATAAAAATCAGAACATGCACAATTGGGAGTTTAACGAATGGAACGACGTATTATTTTAAAGTGATTGCGAGAAATATTTATGGAAAATTAGGAATCAAAAAAAATGTCGCACTGACTCCCAATCCCTTTCATCTAAAATTAGCAAATGCGACGAATGCGGTTTATATTTCGTGGCCGGATAAAGATGGTGCGCTTGGCACATCGACATATACGTTGCAGTATGGGACATCGCCAGGTGTGACATCGACTATTGTGCCCAATATCACCAACGGATATTTATTACAAAATTTAGTAGATGGGCAAAATTATTATCTTACAGTGACAATTTCAAATACAGCGGGAACAATAACAAGTTTTGAATCCTCGATTTTGGTGATAGCACCCCCAGGAACGCCAACTTGGAACGGGACTGCAACAGTGAATACCAGTACAATTTTAGTCAGCTGGAATGCGGCTTCGGGTGCAGGGAATATAAAATACACTGTGCTTAGAACGTTAACACCAGGAGATCCTTATTCGGCATCAGAGGTAGCCGGTTGTATCAACATCACAACTTTATCGTGTACAGATTCCGCCACAGGTTTGATTCCGGGAAATCATTATTATTATCTTGTTTATGCAACGAATGAAGGAGGCAATTCACCAAATTCGAGCAAATTGGATGTGGTGACTGTTCCCAAAGTTCCGGCAAATTTGATTGTTCAGGTAGAAACGTCGAGTTCGAATAAATTGTTGTGGGCGAGGGCAGAGGGCAATGCCGATATTGATTTTGAGATTTATCGTTCGACCACAACGCCTGTTGTGCTCAATCCCAGCAATAAAATTGGCACTGTGAATTCTACGTTTTTATCTCCTAATAATTCCTACATTGATAGTGCAACTTTTAATGAAAATACAATATATTATTACACAGTGATTGCAAAAAATGGCAGTGTTTCTTCTGCGCCTGCAATAGAAAGTGATCTTCCATCAGAATTGTTGACAGCGCCTTCGGTGATTAATTTTCCTTCTGTGACATCGGATGCTATTAATTTAACCTGGAATTTTGTAACAGGAAATGCGCCTGTTATTTATAATTTGTATCGTTCTTTACAAAGCAATCCTGTGAGTTGGGATGGGCCTATTTATACTGGTTCCAATGCATTCTTTAAAGATCCCAATGTCAATCAAAACACCCAATATTATTATAAAGTTTCTGTGAAAAATTTAAGACAGGGAGCTGTTTCGCAGTTTTCCAATGAATATTCCGTTGTCACGGGTTTGAGCGCCGCGCCTATTTTGCAAGTTCCTACACAAATCACAAGCAGTTCTGTGAGATTAAATTGGGATTTGTTGCAAGGGAATGGAGCTGTGACGTATGAGCTTTATCGAGCCACAAACAGTACCGGACCTTGGGGTTCGGCAATATTTTCTAATAATTCTGCAACAACGTTTCAAGATAATGGTTTGAATGAAAATACTATTTACTACTATAAAATAACCGCAACCAATAATGCTCCGGGTGCCACAGCCATTTCATCGGATGCGGTGCAGGCAACAACTGCCAATGCCACGCCGCCATCTTTTATATTACCTATCGCCAATATTACCGCAGATTCAGCGCAAATCAGTTGGAACGCAGCACCTAATAATGGAAAAACGATTTACAAGTTGTACCGTTCTACAACAGGTACTGCTGGAAGCTGGAGCTCACCCATTTATGAAGGAACGTTAACAACGGTTACTGACAATAATAATGGTGTTGGTTTATCAGAAAATACGGATTATTTTTATAAACTCGAGTTAACAAATGATTCAAAGGGTGCTGTAATTTTAGAATCGACACCTGTTACCATAACCACAAATTTTAAAAATGCCCCAACTATCACAACAAGTGATGTTGGGGTTAATTCTTTGAACATACAGTGGAGCAAAATGAATGGCACAGGTGCTGTCACGTATAATATTTACCGTTCGACCGCAACACCAGTTGATACATCGGGCACTCCAATTTGTACAAACCTCACTTTAACGTACACCTGTACCGATTCAACAGTTCAATCAAGCTCCCGTTATTATTATGCGGTGAAGGCGACAAATAGCACCAGTTCGATTTCTGCAACAAGCAGTCCTGTTGTCACGTTACCCTCTACTCCGAATGCACCCACAGTCACCGCAATTGATGGCAAAGTGACTATCACGTGGGCACAGAGTCCTGGAACTGGGGATACGTCGTTGATTTCCTATATTGTACAAAGATCAAGGCTCATTGGCAGTGGTTATCAGGATGTGATGGGGTGTGCCAATGTTTCCTCTGCGTCATTAACATGCACAGAGAATGTCGGTCCTGTCGATGGCAATCCTTATTATTACACTGTGAGAGCAAAAACTTTAACAGGGCTATCGGCTGCGGCCAGCACACCCTCCGCTGTGACTCCCATAACTCCCATTGTTGCGGTGAATGTCACAGTAACCCCCACACAAATTACGTTAAGTTGGAGCGGAGGAATTGGGCGCACCACACAAACCGTGTACTCATCCACAACGGCAGTGGGCTCTGCCCCCGGTAACGGGGGATCAAGCACAGGTTGTGTCACGTCTCCCTGCAATTTTCCTGCGACAAGTGGGCAAATTATTTATTACACAATTGTTGCGAGCAATGCGAATGCGTCCACAACATCAAACGAATATGTTGCTGTTGTGCACCCTTCGCCGTTAACCAAATTGGAAGCTCTCGATGGCGCGATTAAAATTTCTTGGAGCGCTGTGGCGCAAGCAACAAATTATAAAATTTATTTTTCAGATGTTTCTGGGCAAGCTGTGTCGGGAAATCAATTGGGTTGCGATGCAGGGCTTTCTTTAAATTGTACGATTTCTGGGCTAATAAATGGGCAAACATATTATTTTGCACTGGTGATCACCCGATCGGTGGGAGGTGATTTTATTGGTACCGAAGACGCTGCTGTGCCAATTGGCAAATTTGATATCACACAATTGGTCGCAACAGGATCTTCATCAGCTGAAATCACTTGGTCGCAATCCCTTGGGGCGACAAGTTATGATATTTCGTATGGAACGTCTTCCGAAAATTATACAACCACCTTGCCCACGGTGAGCGCAAACGTCGCGCTGCCTTACGCAATATCGGGACTCAAGGTGGGAGAAACCTTTTATTTTATGGTGACTGCAAAAAATGCCTACGGTTCTGTGCGTGCCAATCAAGAAAAAGTTCTGCAAACTCAAGCAGGAGTTCCTACAGGCTTAAAAATAACGGCAGCAACAAGCACTTCGCTCACTTTAAATTGGTCTACAACGGGCAATCCACCAGTTACGTATAAGGTTTACCGCGCCAATGGAGTGGGGGCTCAGTTTGTGCCAAACCCAAGCACTCCTGTGTGTACAGTTTTGTCTACAGCGTCTCCAAGCAATGCTTGTATCGATACGGGATTGCAACCCAATACGGCTTATTACTATGTGATTACAGCAACAAATTCACAGGGAGAGTCTGATTATTCTCCAGTTATTGATGGTGTGACCGCGCTTTCTGCATTGCCGACGTTTGATGCTGCGACAAATGTCACTGATACCTCATTGACGATAAATTGGAATGCCTTATCTGGAAATGGTGTTGTGAGTTATGATCTAAATCGTTCTCTGACAGGAGCAAATGGGTCATGGACAACCGCACTCAATGCCGCACCGAAAACAGCATTGAGTTTTGCAGATTCTGGTTTAACCGAAAACACAACATATTATTATCGCTTGATTGCAACAAATAATTCTATCAATACGGCCTCTGTGACATCTGCAAACTTTAGTGTCACAACAAATTTAAAAACAATTCCAATTATAACAAATCCTGCGGTGTCTGTGACACCTTCATCGTTGATTCTCAATTGGACGCACCCCGGTGTGAATTCGTCTAATCTTGTTTATCGTGTCTATCGTTCTGCAACAGGACTGAATAATAGTTGGGGATCACCAATCAATACGCCAACATTAAATGTTAAAACATTTTCTGACACAGGGTTATCAGCCAATACAAAATATTATTATAAAGTCACTGCCTCGAATGATGGTGGTGTCACAGAGATTGCATCGAATAATTATGATGTGACAACAGCCTTGCTGACGATACCAAAATTTGTCGACTCAGAAACGCTTGTCACGACAACAACGGCATCATTAACGTGGACTCAAGCCGAAGGCGGAGAGCCCGTTACGTATAAACTCTACCGTTCTACAACGGCAGGAAGTTGGGGAACTCCAATTTTAACGTCGCCGACTGCACTCACTTACACCGATTCGGGTTTGACTCCAAATACAAAATATTTTTATAAAATTACGATCACAAACAACGCACCTGGTGCGACAGAATTGAGCTCGAGCGCGTATGAGGTGATTACGGATTTGCTTGCAAACCCAACGTTTGCAGCAACGTCTAGCATTACGGCAACGTCAATGACAATCAATTGGAATGCGTATCCAGTCTTGGGTGCAACGGTGACCTTTAAGCTGTATCGTTCTGAAACAGGGAATGGAAGCGATTGGGTGGGTCCAATAAATACCCCCTCATCAAGCACAAGCTATAACGACACAGGTTTGAAGCAAAATACAAAATATTATTATTTATTAAAAGCAAATAACAATTCTTTAACCGCCTCAGAAAGAAGCAGTGTCAGCAATTTGCAGCAAACAACGCAAATATCGGAAAAGCCAATTTTAACGACAATCAACACAACAACGAGCGATGCCACATTGCAGTGGGAAAATATCAAAGGTAATTGGAATGTGACCTATTCTGTTTATCGCTCTACATCGTTGCCTGTCAGCACTTCTGGCGCTGCGGTTTGTACAAATCCTTCAGCAAATACCTGCACGGACAATGCGTTAAGTCCTGGAAATATTTATTATTATGTTTTAGTTGCCAATAATACAGTCAATCAAACAGTGTCTGATCCCATTACAATCACAACAACGCCCCCAGCTCCTCCCGCACCGACTGCTGTTGCAGTCGGTGCTGTCGTGACACTCACTCTTTCTCCAGTGACAGGAGTGGCCAATCCCTCGGCAATCACATACACCGTGCAAAGAAAATTAGCAGTTGGTGGTACTTTTAGTGACGTTCCTGGTTATTCTGCCGTAACAGCAAGTAGTTTGACGGTGACAGATTTTCTTGGTGTGGTAGATGGGGTCACCTCTTATGTGTATCGCGTGATTGCAAATCTCGCTGGTGCGAGTTCTTCCCAACCATCTGCAACAGCAACAGTGACTCCCATTGCGGTGTTTCCTAATCCAACACTATCGTCGACGGCAACAACAATCACATTATCTTGGGTAACTCCTGCAGGGGCTGCGACGTTTGAAGTGTATACGTCGACGGTTGCAGGAAACTCCAATCCCACCACGGGTGGCGTACTTGTACCAAGCTGTACGTCTTCTCCTTGTACTTTTCCTGTGGGAACCCTGGGGCAAACGGTTTATTATTCTGTTTTAGCACAAAATACGACAACAAATGGTGTGGCAAAAAGAAAATCAAATGAAGTGTTTGTGACTCCCATTCAGGTGAATGACATTCAGGTTATTGCTGCCAACAGCAAGGCAACCATTCAATGGAGTTTGGTCGCCGATCCCAACATTACCAATTATACAGTTTATTACGCAACCACTGCAGGTGGTTCATTAACATCGGGCAAAACATTAGGGTGCAATGCCGGACTCACAGCAACATGCGATGTGACTGGCTTAACCAATGGGCAAAAATATTATTTTTCATTATTTGTCACGCGTCCTATAGGGGGGAATTTTCAATCTTCCGAAGTGTCAGGAACTCCTGTGGGGAATTTTGCCATCAACTCGGTGACGACAACGACATCGAGTGCCACATTAACGTGGCAAAAATCAGTGGGAGCCACAAAATACAAAGTCAGTTTTGGCACGCAAAGCGGTGTGTATACCAGTGAGACAATCGTCAATTCCACAGGTGCCGCAACAGAATCTTATACCATAACTGGTTTAAATTCTGGGGTGTTGTATTACTTTTATGTGTCTGCACAAAATGCTGACAATGGATCCGTAGGGGCAACGGAAGAAAAACTTGATGTCACTGTGCCCATTTCTCCAAATAATTTTAAAGTGAGTCAAACAGACTACAACTCTGTTTCTTTAGAATTTAGCAATGATTATATTTCTGTTCCGTTGATTTATAAAATTTATCGAGGAGCAAGCGCGACGTTCAATGTCACAGATTCGGGTGTTGTTGAAGTGTGCGCAATTCCTGTTACTTCAAGCGCGCAGGCTGTGTTAAACTGCAAAGACGAAAATAGCCCCGCAGTTTCTGAAAATAAAATTTATTATTATAGAGCCGTTGCAAATACCAATCCAATTAATGGTGTGAGTGCCAAAACCTCAACACCATCTTCTGTTGTGAGTGGTGTCACGCAATTCAATGCAGCAAGCACTTTTGCTGTTGCAGTCAAAGCAGGAACGTTGTCTGCGCAAAGTGTCACATTAACGTGGACGTTTGATGTTGGCACCGAGAAAATAGACTATGACGTTTTTCAGTCAAGCACGGCAAATGCCATTGCGAGTGGCGCCTTGATCAGTTGCACACCCGTGTTGAGTTCTGCGTTGCCATCAGCAACAAATCAATGTGTGGTCAATGGATTATCAGAAAATCAACGTTATTATTTTGCAGTGCGAGCAAAAAATGGAGCACCGAGTGGACGTCCTATCATTTCTTCTGATGTTCTTGTGGTCACACAGTTTTCCACCACAACATTCCCTGTCACGTTATCGAGTGTCAATGATGTGTCTGCAACTTTAAATTGGACGTTTCATATTGGCAGTTCGAATGTTGATTTTGTCATTTCTTCTGTTGTTGGTGGCACGTCAACTGCTTTGCTGGCAGCACAAATTGCCACGTGCACGCTGACAAATTTAGCACCCTCAAGCACAGAGAGAAGTTGTAACATTACAGGACTGTCACAAAATACAAATTACAAGTTCACAGTGCAAGCGGTAAACAAGTCAACTCCAACGGCATCGACACTCACCTCGTCTGGGGTGGATGTGATCACCGCATTTGCTCCTGCTGCCACGTTTGCCATTTCTGTGACCACAGTGAATAGTGGTGATGCCTCAATTCAGTGGACATTGGGAATTGGGAACTCGAGTGTTGATTACACGGTTAACATTAATAATGTGGATATTTCTGCGACAAATATTACGGGGTGTACGCTCACAGCCCAAGCGCCCAGTGCAACGTTAAATTGTAAAGTTTCTGGTTTAACGTTAAACACATCACAAGTGATTTCTGTCAAAGCCAAAAATGGATCTATTGGCACGAATTCGCAAATTACTTCCAATTCTGTGACTGCTGTGACGCCCTTTGCGGCAGCTACGTCGTTTACAATTACAAATTCAAATCTTACGCACAATTCTGTGACGTTAAGCTGGGTATTAAATGTAGGGAGTGCTGGAATTACGTATTCCATTACTGAAGCAAATAGTTTAACGTTTTCGCAATCATGCTCTTTAACATCCATTCCACCCGCAAATACAATAACCTGCAACATAACAGGGTTAACCGAAAACACAAATTACACCTTCAATGTCACTGCGACAGGGCAAGCTACTTTTCCTTTAGTCACTGGCAAAAAAACAATTCTAATTGCCTCTGCTGTGTTAACCAAGCCCTTTACCGCACCCACAGGTTTAACCGCAACAATTACGGGTTCTGGGCCTTCCGCCATTCAATTGAATTGGAATTTATCATCAGGCAGTGGTTTGACCTACACGGTATTTGTTGCAGAAAGTCCCACCGCTGTGACGACCACGAGCGAAAAGTTTTGCACGAACATCACATTGAGTACCTGTTCGAATACGCAATATGCGGGAGCGGCATTAACAACAGGAAAAACATATCAATTTATAGTTGTGTCAGAAAATGCTTCGGGTCAATCCAACGCCAGTGCCGTGGCCAGTGTGTTATTCAGTCCTCCCATAAACTTAACTGTCCCAACCATAACGGGAACAATTCCTGCTTCGGGAATTATGCAAAATTCAGGCACAGCTTTAACAGGCGGATTTGGCTCGTGGGAAAACACAGGAGCGGCCTGCACGTACAGGTGGTACCGCAATGGCCTTGGGATAACGACAGGTCCAAATGTCACAGGAACGATTTCAGCGGCGTCGCCAAGTACCAATTATACAACGCAACCGGATGACAAATGCCGGGTGATCACGTTTGGTGTCAGCTGTACCAATGGCCTCGGGACAACAAATGTTTTTAGTGCAGGGCTCAATTCAACATTTGGCATCAACACGCAAAACATTGTAAATGAGTATTCAACACGTGTTGGCCCTTCGGTTACCGCTACAGGTTCTTCGCAAATTAAAGGATTTTTAGATAGTTTGATTGCCAAAAGTATTCCGCTACCCGATTATTTTTATGCCATGCGCAGTTATCAAAATGCAGCCACAGGCACAAAATTGTATGACCTGTATTGCCCCGCACAAGATGCCTCTTCCATTGTGTACAACACGTGGGATACGCGTGGCATTTTAAATACCAATATTGCTTCACAAATTGCTACAGTGCCAAACGTATTTTCTGGCAAACCGTCAACCATTGCTGCAATTGCGGCAACACCCGTGTTTGCCTCAAGCTTTCGCGGTGTTTCGGGCTATGCCGGAAGTGATCCCAATGTCAATACCTCGTTTGGTTACGCCAACGTCGCAAACGCTCTGAATGTTGGAAGTGGAATTGAAACCTCTTCCGTCAAATCTGTCCCTTTGCTATTGCCTGGCTTGTATGATTATTTTGGTTTTTATTCCAGTAGCCCGAACTATGGTTTAAAGTTTGCCAACTCTTTTGCACAACCTGCTGCTGCAAAAGCGACTTTTAATGCCACTGGTGGCTTAATTTTAGGTGCATATAACAATAATCCTATTTTTTTAAACAATGGGTTAAATTCTTTTATGCCTTTTGCTGCAGCATGGACGTCAACGGCTTTAACTTTTCCTCAACAAGAAGATGTCCGCAAAGCCTATTATCCGACAATGGGAGTAGGCTTGCATAAGTTTGTATATGTCATAACTTGGGAGCCAAATAGCACTGATAAAGATTCTTTACACCGTTGTGCCTTGAATATTTTTGATGGCAGTATTCAATCGTGTTCTGTGGTGGTTGCTCCTTTTGATTATGGAACTACTGTCTATGTGCAACAGATTGGCCAAGTAAAAAAAATTTATTTTTCTTTGTATATGGGTAAGATTTATTTGTGTTCTCTTGACGAAATTAATGGAACTGTAAGTAGCGGTAGTGCAATAGCTGATTGCCCATTAATAAGAAATGCGAGCGGCACAGAATTACGGGGTTTAGCAATTTATGCTAGAACAACTCCATCAATTCCTACCAATATGTATATAACAAATGATTCTGGCAAAAAAATTTATAATTGCAGTTTAAATCCAGATGGAACCATTGTGACAACTCCTGCGTGCTTAGAAACAAGCACTTCTTCTTTTACTGGAAAACTGCTGGGTGCGACTGTCTTTCAAAATTATTTGTATGTTGGGACACAAAGCGGAGAGGCTTTGGTGTGTCCTATTAATACATCTAATGGAAATTTAGGCACATGCACAAGGACAGCAAGTACCAATGCAACAGGAAACTCATCATTTGCTGCCATCGGTTATGCAAGATCTATTAAATTTTATGACACCGGATCAACAGTTTTTGCTTATATTAGTAATCGTAGTAGTAATGAAATTTATAGATGCACTTGGAATAGTTCTAATGGTTTTTTGCATACGTGCTCTACTGTTTCAGCAGGTACATTACAATTTCCAAGTGGTCTTTTTATTTCAAAGAGTTTAGATAATGTGGCGAGAATTTATATCACCAATATAAAAATAGGTGCTACAGGTCCTTACAACCCTTATTTGGTTATTTGTCAAATTAATAATTTAACAGGATCTCTTGGCGCATGCGCAACAACTCAAACAAACCCAACTCCATTTGGAATTCAAAGTGCAGAAGATATTTATATCCAAGATTTTTAA